The DNA sequence CTGCGGGACCGCATAGGCACCACGGCCCTGGCGGGCGGCGCGGACCCGGAGCCGTGGACCACCGCGGGGGACGTCCTGGCCTCCTTCCTCGACGACCCCGACCTGCTGACCCCGGAACAGTGGGAAGCCGATCCGCACGCCTATCGGCAGCACCTGTTGCACGCCGAACCGGACGGCTCCTTCTCCGTGGTGGCGCTGGTCTGGCTGCCGGGCCAGGAGACCCCGGTCCATGACCACGTGGCCTGGTGCGTGGTGGGCGTGCACCGGGGCGAGGAGGTGGAGGAGCACTTCCGCGTCGCCACGGACGACCAGGGGCCGCATCTGGTCCGGGTGGCCCGCAGCGTGAACGCCGAGGGCTCCGTGACGTCCGTCTGCCCGCCCGGCGACGTCCACCTCGTACGCAACGGAACCAGCGACAAGGTGGTGTCCCTGCACATCTACGGAGCGAACGTCGCAGCGCGGGGGACCAGCATCCGGCGCAGCTACGACCTGCCGGTCCGCGATCTGCCGGTCGGTGACGCGCCGGTCCGCGACGCCGCCGTCCGTACGTGACACCGGGCGCCGGGCCGGTTCCACCGGCCCGGCGCCTCCTCAAGGGGGAACCAGGGCGCGCACGTTCGAGCGTGACGCGATCGTTCAGGGACATCTCCGTGCCAGATCCCAGCAGCTTTCGAAATGCGCCCCTGGCGCGCGCCCCCAGCGGGTCTAGCGTCCCTGGGCCATGGGACACCTGGACCACGCCACCTTCGGCTGGCTGACGCCCGCGCTGTCGTACGCGATGGCGTGCGTCGGCGCCGCGCTCGGCCTGCAGTGCACCGTGCGTGCGCTGCGCACGACGGGACGCTCGCGGCGCAACTGGCTCCTCACCGCGGCGTCGGCGATCGGCACCGGCATCTGGACGATGCACTTCGTGGCGATGCTCGGCTTCGGAGTCAGCGGCACAGAGATCCGCTACGACGTGCCGCTGACGCTCCTGAGCCTGCTCGTCGCCATGGCCGTCGTCGGTGGCGGCGTCTTCGCCGTCGGCTACGGCCGCGACCGCGGGCGCTCGCTCTCCCTCGGCGGCCTCAGCACGGGGCTCGGCGTCGCGAGCATGCACTACCTGGGCATGGCCGCACTGCGCCTCCACGGAGACGTCGACTACGACCCGGCCGTCGTCGCCCTGTCCGTGGTGATCGCCGTGGTCGCGGCCACGGCCGCCCTCTGGGCGGCCCTGAACATCAAGTCGACGCTCGCGGTGGCCGTCGCCTCGCTCGTCATGGGCGGCGCGGTGAGCAGCATGCACTACACCGGCATGCTCGCCGTGAGCGTGCGCGTCGCCCCCTCAGGGGCGGCACTGCCCGGGGCCACGACGATGCAGTTCATCTTCCCCCTCGCCGTGGGCCTGGGCTCCTATCTGTTCCTGACCTCGGCGTTCGTCGCGCTGTCCCCCAGCGCGGGCGAACGCGCGGCCTCCGCGACGGCTCAACGCCCCGCCGAACGCACCGCTCCGTAGCGGCGCACACGACCCGGCGACGAGCGGGCGGCACACGCCCCCGACCCTTCCGAGCGAGGAGGCCATGCGCATACCCCGGAACACCCCCGACACCGGCACCCCGGCCACCCCCGCGGCCCGTGGCCGCCGCGCGCACGCGGGCCCGCCCGCCGACGAACCCCCGTCCGCCGAGGGCGAGGCCTCGCCCACCGGAACAGGACCCACCGGCAACAGGCCCCCGCGCGGGGGACGTCGGTGGTTCCGCCCCCGCACCGTGCGCGCCAAGGTCGTGTGCCTGCTGATGGTGCCGGTCGTGTCCCTCCTCGCCCTGTGGGCGTACGCGACCGTCAGCACCGCCCAGGACGTCGCGTCGCTGCGGCAGACCCAGCACGTCGACACCGCCGTGCGGGCGCCCGTCGCCGCGGCCGTCACGGCCCTCCAGGGCGAACGCGCCGCGGCCGTGCGGCACGCGACGCAACCCACCGCCGACCGGGCCGCCGCCCTGCGCAGACAGGCGGACCAGACCGACCGGGCCGTGGCGAAGCTGCGCCTCGGCAAGGACCACACGGTCGCCGACGGAGCCGGGCTGCCCGCAGCCGTGGGGCGGCGGCTCGAACAGTTCGCCACCGGCGCCGAGCGGCTGCGCACCGTGCGCACGTCCGTCCTCGACCGCCGCACCGGGTGGGACGACGCCTTCGGGCAGTACACGAAGACCATCACGGCCGCCTTCGGAGTCGACGGCGCGCTCTCCGGGCTGCGGAGCAGCGAACCGGGCTCCCACGCGCGCGTGCTGCTCGAGTTCTCCAGGGCGGGCGAAATGCTGGCGCGCGAGGACACGCTGCTGGCCGGCGCCCGACTCACGGGCGCCCTCGACGGGGAGCGGCTGCGCCGGTTCACCGGAGCCGTGGACACCCGGCGGACCCTCACGGAAGCGGCCGTGGCGGATCTGCGCGGACCCGAGCGGGAGGCATGGCAACGCCTCACCAAGGAACGCGCGTACGCCGACGTCCGCGCCGTCGAGGACAAGGTGCTCGCCGCCCCGCCCGGCAAGAAGGCCATGGCAGCGGCCCCCGCCCGCACCTGGGACACCGCCTACGCGACGGTACGGGACACCCAGCGCGCCATCGCGGAGCGCGCGGCACGCGACGCCGCTGACCGCGCGGACCCGCTGACGCGCGGCGTGTTCACCGTCGCGGGCGCCGCCGTGCTCTGCGGCCTCGCCGCCGTCGTGGCCTCGCTCGTGATCTCCGTACGCATCGGCCGCGGCCTCGTCGTGGAGCTGGTGGGACTGCGCAATCGCGCCCTGGAGATCGCGCGCCGTCAACTCCCGCACGCCATGCGGAGACTGCGCGCGGGCGAAGAGGTCGACGTCGCCGCCGAGGCCCCCGAGGGGCCGCCCGCCGAGGACGAGGCGGGGCAGGTCGCCGAGGCCCTCGGCACGGTGCACCGCGCCGCGCTGCGTGCCGCCGTGGAGCGCGCGGAGCTGGCGAGCGGCATCTCCGGAGTCTTCGTGAACCTCGCACGGCGCAGCCAGGTGCTCGTCCACCGGCAGCTCAGCCTCCTGGACACGATGGAGCGCCGCGCCGACGACCCGAACGAGCTCGGGGACCTCTTCCGGCTCGACCACCTCACGACCCGCATGCGCCGCCACGCCGAGAGCCTGATCATCCTCTCCGGGGCGGCGCCGGGCCGCGCCTGGCGTGTTCCGGTGCCCCTCACGAACGTCGTACGCGCCGCGGTCTCCGAAATCGAGGACTACGCGCGCGTGGAGGTACGCCCGCTCCCCGAGGCCTCCGTCGTGGGCGGTGCCGTCGCCGACCTCACCCATCTGCTGGCCGAACTGGTCGAGAACGCCGCCCAGTTCTCGCCCCCGCACACCAAGGTGCGGGTCACCGGCGAACCCGTGGGCAACGGCTACGCCCTGGAGGTCGAGGACAGAGGCCTCGGCATGAACCCCGACGGCCTCGCCGAGGCCAACCGGAGGGTCGAGGAGTCCGAGGCGCTCGGCCTCTTCGACAGCGACCAACTGGGCCTCTTCGTAGTGAGCAGACTGGCCGCACGACACGGCATCAAGGTGCGCCTGCTCACCTCCCCGTACGGCGGGACGACCGCCGTGGTCCTGCTGCCCGTCGCACTGCTGGAAAACGAGGTATCCGCCCGGGTGCCCGGCCGTGAACGGGGAGAGCGACAGGAGGTGTTCGCATCCGCCCGCGTACCCGGAGCGCTGGACGGTGCCCCACCGGGCGAGCGCCGATCCCTGGGCCCTTCCGCCGAGCGGCCCGCGCCGTCACCTCCCGGCGTCACGGCACTGCGCCTGCGCAGGCCCACGGACGCGGCAGCCGCTCGGGACGCGCTGGCCCCCGAGCCCGCCCCGCACGCGACGGACGAACTGCCGCGCCGCGTGCGCCAGGCGAGCCTCGCCCCGCAGCTGCGCGAGCGTCCGCCCGCGACCGGGAGCCCCGAACCGGCCGACGACCGCAGCCCCGAGCGCGTACGGAGCCAACTGGCCGCCTACCGGGACGGCTGGGCCCGGGGCGGCGGGCGCCCACCCGGCAGCGACAGCAGCGAAGGAGACCCCGCATGATCCAGGAAACCGGCCTCACCGCGAACCGGTCCGGCGAACTCGACTGGCTCCTCGACGACCTGGTGGCACGCGTCAGCGACGTGCGGCACGCGGTCGTGCTGTCCAACGACGGGCTCGCGGTCGGCGCCTCGACGGCCCTCACCCGCGAGGACGCCGAGCACCTGGCCGCCGTCGCCTCGGGGTTCCACAGCCTCGCCAAGGGCGCGGGGCGGCACTTCGGGGCGGGCGGCGTGCGCCAGACGATGGTCGAGATGGACGACGCCTTCTTGTTCGTGGCCGCGGCGGGCGACGGCTCCTGCCTCGCCGTCCTCAGCACGGTCACCGCTGACATCGGCCTCGTCGCGTACGAGATGGCGCGCATGGTCAAGCGCGTCGGGGCGCATCTGACGACCCCCGCGCGCTTCTCCGAGCCGCCGCCGAGCACCGGATGACCGGGGCGGCCAGAAGCGATGACCGACACCAGCGACGGCGCCGCGCGACGGCACGGCAGCCAGTGGTACGACAGCGAGGCGGGACCCCTGGTCCGCCCGTACGCGATGACGGGCGGACGCACCCGACCCACGTCCAGTGGGGTGCGGTTCGACCTGATCGCCCTGGTCGGCCTCACCCAGGACGCCACGCTGCCGGGCGACGACGTGGCCCTCGGCCCCGAACACCGGGTGCTGCTCGACCTGTGCCGCGCCGAAACCCAGTCCGTCGCCGAACTCGCCGCCGGTGCCGATCTGCCCGTGGGCGTGGTCAGGGTGCTGCTCGGCGACCTCCTGGAGGAGGGCCGCGTTCAGGTGCGACGGCCCGTGCCTCCGGCCCAGCTACCTGACGAGACGATTCTGCGAGAGGTGATCGATGGGCTCCGAGCGCTCTGACGCCATGCCCGAGGAGACCGTTGACGACACGGCCCTGGCGTTGAAGATCCTGGTCGCCGGAGGCTTCGGCGTGGGCAAGACCACCCTGGTCGGCGCCGTCAGCGAGATCCGGCCCCTGCGCACGGAGGAACTCCTCAGCGAGGCGGGGCAGTCGGTCGACGACACCGACGGCGTGGACCGCAAGGTCACGACCACGGTCGCGATGGACTTCGGCCGCATCACCATCAGATCCGGGCTCTCGCTGTACCTCTTCGGCACCCCGGGACAGGACCGCTTCTGGTTCCTGTGGGACGAGCTGTCACAGGGAGCCCTCGGCGCCGTGGTCCTCGCGGACACACGGCGCCTTGAGGACTGCTTCCCCGCCGTGGACTACTTCGAGCACCGTGACATCCCGTTCGTCGTGGCGGTCAACTGCTTCGCGAACGCCCGGACGTACGGCGCGCATGAGGTGTCACGGGCCCTGGACCTCGACCGCGGAACACCCGTGGTGCTGTGCGACGCCCGGGACCGGGACTCGGGAAAGGAGGTGCTGATCCGCCTCGTCGAGTACGCCGGGCGGAGGCATACCGCCCGGCTGCTCGACTCGGTGGGCTGACGGGCCGCCCCGCCGCGCGGGCGAGTGGCCGATTCCGTGAGGTCCTGGTGGCGCGCCGCCCTCAGTCGGAGACGGCCGCGTACGCGAGCACCTTGTCGATCCTCACCCGTACAAGGAGCTCGCCCGGCACGCCGTTGCGCGCGCCGAACTCCTCGGCCCGCTCCTCGCCCATGTAGCGGCCACCGATGCGGGCCGCCCAGTGCCGTACCTGCTCCAGGTCCTCGGACAGCTCGGCCCTGCCCTGCAGGACGACGAAGGCGAACGGAGGCGCGTCGTCGTCGACGCACAGTGCCACACGCCCGTCGCGTGCGAGATTGCGCCCCTTGACAGTGTCCTTGCCGGTGTTGAACACCAGGTCGTCGCCGTCGAGGAGGAACCAGATCGGAGCCACGTGCGGGCTGCCGTCCGCACGGACGGTGGACAGCTTGCCCGTGCGGGTGCCCTGCGAGACGAAGGCCCGCCACTGCTCGTCAGTCATCTTCTGTGCCATGTCCCCATCATGCTTGCCGGGACGCCGGAGGTGGTGAAGGCTGGCAGGTCAGATCCTCCAGCCAGGGGGAGCGACACACGGGGAGAAGGGACCATGGCGCAGAACACGGGCCTTGGCTGGCTGCTCGACGACCTGACGAAGCGCGTGGAACACGTTCGGCACGCGCTGGTGCTGTCCAACGACGGCCTGGTGACGGGGGCGAGCTCGGACCTGCCGCGCGAGGACGCCGAGCACCTGGCGGCGGTGTCGTCCGGCCTGCACAGCCTGGCGAAGGGGTCAGGACGCCACTTCCACGCAGGCAACGTACGCCAGACGATGATCGAGTTCGACGACGCCGTCCTGTTCGTGACCGCGGCGGGTGAGGGCAGCTGTCTGTGCGTCCTCAGCACGGCGCAGGCCGACATAGGCCAGGTCGCGTACGAGATGACCCTGCTGGTGAACCGTGTGGGGGAGCACCTGGGCGTAGACGCCCGGCATCCGCAGCGGACACCGGTCGTAGACCCCTGACCTGCACGTGAACTGCGGTTGACCAGTGTCTGACCTGCGCGAACACGGGCGCGGGCAGAGTTATCCACAGGCCGAGCGCGAGATGGGCCGCGCGGGCTACGGTTTTTCCCAGGAGCAGTGACCAAGCACGGGGGAGAACCGCCATGACTGGCGACACGCAGACCATTCCGCAGCCCGCGTCCACCACGCCCACGGAGGCGGCCGCGCCGCCGACGGTTCCGGCCGCTCGGTCGGCGCCGCTGGCGCGCAGCAGTGCCGCGCGGGAACTGGGCCTCAAGCGGGGCGAGTTCGAGCTGGCCGTGATGCTGGGACGGGTCCGTACCGTCGCCGACCCGGCGGGGGCGCGCCGCAGGGTGAGCCGCGCGGAGATCGAGCGCGTCCGCGAGACGCCCGGGTTCCCGGAGTCCTTGCGCGAGGGCGTCAAGGCCGTGGGGACGGCCGAGGGCGCGGCCCTGCTCGACATCACACAGGCCCGCTTCACCCGGCTCGCCCGCACGGGCGTGCTGACGCCGGTGAAGTTCTATCTGAACCGCTATCGAGCCGTCGTCTGGCTCTATCTGGCGGAGGAGCTGCGCGAGTTCGCCGCCTGCGAGGCCAACGCCCCGCTGTTCACCGGCCGTGCGCCGGACACGATGCGGGCGCAGCTGGCGAGCGGTGCGGACCTGCGGGCCCGCAACTGGCGCCGTCGGCAGATGGGCTTTCTCCTCAGGCAGTCGGAGGATCCGTGGGAGCGCGTCGCCGTGACAGCCTCCTTCCTGGATCCGATGAGCCTCGCACAACTCGTCAGGGATCCGTATGAGCGGGCGTATCTGCACCGTCTCAGGCCCCAGCCGCTCACCCAGGCCGCCCCCGAATCCCCGACGACCCACATCGTCGAGCGGATCACCACGGCCGACGACCCCGACGAGATCTGCTGGCTGCGGGCCAATCTGAGCCTCGGTCTGGCAGAGGCACGGCGGCACCGGCCCGCGCCGCGGCCGGGCCGTCCGCCCGTCACCGCCACCCCGCGCCCGCACCGCGTGCCGGAGCAGCCGCCTGCGCCCGTCACCGGCGACGGCGCGGGGGAGACGGACCGGAAGGAAGAGCCTCGCGGGCTGCTGAAGTGGCTGCGCCGCAGGCGCGGACGGCCGGAGGACTAGCAGGTCGCGTCGAGGTCCTTGGCGTAGTGCTCGATGGCGGGACGGTATCCGGCGATGTCCGGGTCCGGGCTCGTGGCGGCGATCAGGTTCAGCAGGATCGTCATGGCGTCATGGGTCTGACCCGTGTTGTACAGCGCCATGGCGAGGAAGGTCCGCAGCGCTCCGTCGTCGGGGTACTCCGCCACCGCGTCCCGCAGGGTGGCGACGGCCTCCGGGTACTTGCCGAGGACGCGGTACGTACTGCCGAGGCCGAGGAGCGCCCCCCGGCGGTCCTCGTCGGACAGGCCGGGGTGCCGGATCGCGCGCACATAGTGCGGCAGCGCCTCGGCCTCGAGGCCGAGCGTGTCGTGCACCCAGGCCGTCTGGTAGGCCACTTCGGGATCGTCGGGGTGGCGCTCGCTCAGGGCGAGCAGGAGGGCGCGGGCCTCCTCGCGGCTGCCGCTCTCCCGTAGCCGGACGGCCCGGGCGAGTGTCTCGTCCCGTCCGGTGCCCGCCTGGGCGTCCGCGCCGCTGGTGCCGTTCATGCCCTGCTCCCGTCCCCGTCCCCCTGCGTGAGGAGGAATCTGTGTCAGCCGTCCGACCGGCCATCCGGGTGGCGGGGCGCGTGCGGGCGGAACAGACCTTCCTGGACGACCGATACGAGCAGCCGTCCCTCACGATCGTAGATCCGCCCGCGCGCCAGGCCGCGGCCCCCCGTCGCGATCGGCGACTCCTGGTCGTAGAGGAACCACTCGTCGGCCCGGAAGGGACGGTGGAACCACATGGCGTGGTCGAGCGAGGCCATGCCGAAGCCGCGCGGGCCCCACAGCGGCTCCACCGGGATGCGGACGGCGTCCAGGAGCGTCATGTCGCTCGCGTATGTGAGCGCGCAGGTGTGCACGAGCGGGTCGTCGCCCAGCGGGCCGACGGCACGCATCCATACGGCGCTGCGCGGCTCGGCGTCCTTGACCTCCTCGGCGGTCCAGCGCAGCCGGTCCACGTAGCGGATGTCGAAGGGCTGGCGCCGGGCCATGCGCTCCAGCTGCTCGGGGAGCGCGCCCAGATGCTCCTTGATCTCCTCGGCGACCGTCGGCAGCGACTCCGGGTCGGGGGCGTCGATGCGCGGCGGCAGCTGGTGTTCGAAGGCGCCCTGTTCGGCCTTGTGGAAGGAGGCGGTGAGGTTGAAGATCGTACGGCCCTGCTGGACGGCCGTGACGCGGCGCGTGGTGAAGGAGCGCCCGTCACGGACCCGCTCGACCTGGTACACGATGGGCACGCCCGGACGCCCCGGGCGCAGGAAGTACGCGTGCAGCGAGTGCACCGGCCTGTCGCCCTCCGTGGTGCGCCCGGCCGCGACGAGCGCCTGCCCGGCGACCTGCCCGCCGAAGACGCGCTGCAAGGACTCCTGGGGGCTGCGGCCGCGGAAGATGTTCACCTCGATCTGCTCGAGGTCCAGCAGGTCGACCAGGCGGTCCGCGGGGTTGTTCATGGGAAGTCCTCGACTCCTGTCCGGGAACGTGGGGAGCTCAGAGCTGACCGACGTCCGTGACCCGGACGACGGCGCGGCCCTCCGCGTCGGAGGCCGCGAGATCGACCTCGGCGCTGATGCCCCAGTCATGGTCGCCGTTGGGGTCGGCGAACGTCTGGCGGACGCGCCACAGACCGTGCTCGGGATCCTCCTCGATGCGCAACAGCTTGGGGCCGCGCGCGTCCGGTCCGGTGCCCAGGTCCTCGTACTCGTCCCAGTACTTGTCCATGGCCTCGCCCCAGGCATCCGCGTCCCAGCCGGACTCGGCGTCCATCTCGCCCAGCGCGTCCACCTGGTCCAGGGCGGCGAGCTCGACGCGGCGGAAGAGCGCGTTGCGCACGAGCACGCGGAAGGCGCGGGCGTTGGCCGTGACCGGCTTGACCTCGTCGGCCTTCTCCTGCGCCTCCTCGGCCGTCATGACCTCCGGGTTCGCGAGCTGCTCCCACTCGTCCAGGAGGCTGGAGTCCACCTGGCGGACCATCTCGCCGAGCCAGGCGATCAGGTCCTCGAGGTCCTCGGACTTCAGGTCGTCCGGGATGGTGTGCTCCAGGGCCTTGTACGCGCTCGCCAGATAGCGCAGCACGATGCCCTCGGTGCGGGCGAGCTCGTAGAAGGAGGTGAATTCGGTGAAGGACAGCGCCCGCTCGTACATGTCCCGGATCACGGACTTCGGGGACAGGGGGTGGTCGCCGACCCACGGGTGGCTGGTGCGGTAGGTGTTGTAGGCGTGGAAGAGGAGCTCCTCCAGCGGCTTCGGGTAGGTGATGTCCTGCAGCCGCTCCATCCGGTCCTCGTACTCGACGCCGTCGGCCTTCATCAGCGCCACGGCCTCGCCGCGCGCCTTGTTCTGCTGGGCGGCGAGGATCTGCCGCGGGTCGTCGAGCGTGGACTCCACGACGGAGACCATGTCGAGGGCGTACGACGGCGACTCCGGGTCGAGCAGCTCGAAGGCGGCCAGGGCGAAGGTGGACAGCGGCTGGTTGAGCGCGAAGTCCTGCTGGAGGTCGACGGTCAGGCGCACGATGCGGCCGGTGGCGTCCGGCTCGTCGAGCTTCTCCACGACGCCGCCGTCGAGCAGCGAGCGGTAGATGGCGATGGCGCGGCGGATGTGGCGCAGCTGCTGCTTGCGCGGCTCGTGGTTGTCCTCGAGGAGGTGGCGCATGGCCTCGAAGGCGTTGCCCGGCCGGGCGATCACCGCGAGGAGCATGGTGTGGGTGACGCGGAAGCGGGACGTCAGCGGCTCGGGGTCGGAGGCGATGAGCTTGTCGAAGGTGTTCTCCGTCCAGCCCACGAAGCCCTCGGGCGCCTTCTTGCGCACCACCTTGCGCCGCTTCTTCGCGTCGTCGCCCGCCTTCGCGAGCGCCTTCTCGTTCTCGATGACGTGCTCGGGCGCCTGTGCCACCACGAAGCCCGCCGTGTCGAAGCCCGCCCGCCCGGCACGGCCCGCGATCTGGTGGAACTCCCGGGCGCGCAGGGTGCGCACGCGATTGCCGTCGTACTTGGTGAGCGCGGTGAACAGCACAGTGCGAATGGGCACGTTCACCCCGACGCCGAGCGTGTCGGTGCCGCAGATGACCTTCAGGAGGCCCGCCTGGGCGAGCTTCTCCACGAGGCGCCGGTACTTGGGCAGCATCCCCGCGTGGTGGACGCCGATGCCGTGCCGCACATAGCGCGAGAGGTTCTGGCCGAACTTGGTGGTGAAGCGGAAACTGCCGATCAGCTCGGCGATCTGGTCCTTCTCGGCCCGCGTGCACATGTTGATGCTCATCAGCGACTGCGCCCGCTCCACGGCCTGGGCCTGCGTGAAGTGCACGATGTAGACCGGGGCCTGCTTGGTGTCGAGCAGCTCGGTGAGCGTCTCCGTGATGGGCGTCAGGCGGTACTCGTACGACAGCGGGACCGGGCGCGTCGCGGAGCGGACGACCGAGGTGGGACGGCCGGTGCGACGGGTG is a window from the Streptomyces spectabilis genome containing:
- a CDS encoding DEAD/DEAH box helicase, with the translated sequence MIFVPSSGSLIRAAGRQDGGVTLIDQLPQDADPDALYEAFEGWAQERGITLYPHQEEALIEAVSGANVIVSTPTGSGKSMIAAGAHFAALARDEVTFYTAPIKALVSEKFFELCKLFGTENVGMLTGDASVNADAPVICCTAEVLASIALRDGKDADIGQVVMDEFHFYAEPDRGWAWQIPLLELPQAQFILMSATLGDVAMFEKDLTRRTGRPTSVVRSATRPVPLSYEYRLTPITETLTELLDTKQAPVYIVHFTQAQAVERAQSLMSINMCTRAEKDQIAELIGSFRFTTKFGQNLSRYVRHGIGVHHAGMLPKYRRLVEKLAQAGLLKVICGTDTLGVGVNVPIRTVLFTALTKYDGNRVRTLRAREFHQIAGRAGRAGFDTAGFVVAQAPEHVIENEKALAKAGDDAKKRRKVVRKKAPEGFVGWTENTFDKLIASDPEPLTSRFRVTHTMLLAVIARPGNAFEAMRHLLEDNHEPRKQQLRHIRRAIAIYRSLLDGGVVEKLDEPDATGRIVRLTVDLQQDFALNQPLSTFALAAFELLDPESPSYALDMVSVVESTLDDPRQILAAQQNKARGEAVALMKADGVEYEDRMERLQDITYPKPLEELLFHAYNTYRTSHPWVGDHPLSPKSVIRDMYERALSFTEFTSFYELARTEGIVLRYLASAYKALEHTIPDDLKSEDLEDLIAWLGEMVRQVDSSLLDEWEQLANPEVMTAEEAQEKADEVKPVTANARAFRVLVRNALFRRVELAALDQVDALGEMDAESGWDADAWGEAMDKYWDEYEDLGTGPDARGPKLLRIEEDPEHGLWRVRQTFADPNGDHDWGISAEVDLAASDAEGRAVVRVTDVGQL
- a CDS encoding roadblock/LC7 domain-containing protein — its product is MAQNTGLGWLLDDLTKRVEHVRHALVLSNDGLVTGASSDLPREDAEHLAAVSSGLHSLAKGSGRHFHAGNVRQTMIEFDDAVLFVTAAGEGSCLCVLSTAQADIGQVAYEMTLLVNRVGEHLGVDARHPQRTPVVDP
- a CDS encoding DUF6397 family protein — translated: MTGDTQTIPQPASTTPTEAAAPPTVPAARSAPLARSSAARELGLKRGEFELAVMLGRVRTVADPAGARRRVSRAEIERVRETPGFPESLREGVKAVGTAEGAALLDITQARFTRLARTGVLTPVKFYLNRYRAVVWLYLAEELREFAACEANAPLFTGRAPDTMRAQLASGADLRARNWRRRQMGFLLRQSEDPWERVAVTASFLDPMSLAQLVRDPYERAYLHRLRPQPLTQAAPESPTTHIVERITTADDPDEICWLRANLSLGLAEARRHRPAPRPGRPPVTATPRPHRVPEQPPAPVTGDGAGETDRKEEPRGLLKWLRRRRGRPED
- a CDS encoding tetratricopeptide repeat protein — protein: MNGTSGADAQAGTGRDETLARAVRLRESGSREEARALLLALSERHPDDPEVAYQTAWVHDTLGLEAEALPHYVRAIRHPGLSDEDRRGALLGLGSTYRVLGKYPEAVATLRDAVAEYPDDGALRTFLAMALYNTGQTHDAMTILLNLIAATSPDPDIAGYRPAIEHYAKDLDATC
- a CDS encoding acyl-CoA thioesterase, translated to MNNPADRLVDLLDLEQIEVNIFRGRSPQESLQRVFGGQVAGQALVAAGRTTEGDRPVHSLHAYFLRPGRPGVPIVYQVERVRDGRSFTTRRVTAVQQGRTIFNLTASFHKAEQGAFEHQLPPRIDAPDPESLPTVAEEIKEHLGALPEQLERMARRQPFDIRYVDRLRWTAEEVKDAEPRSAVWMRAVGPLGDDPLVHTCALTYASDMTLLDAVRIPVEPLWGPRGFGMASLDHAMWFHRPFRADEWFLYDQESPIATGGRGLARGRIYDREGRLLVSVVQEGLFRPHAPRHPDGRSDG
- a CDS encoding DUF742 domain-containing protein; the encoded protein is MTDTSDGAARRHGSQWYDSEAGPLVRPYAMTGGRTRPTSSGVRFDLIALVGLTQDATLPGDDVALGPEHRVLLDLCRAETQSVAELAAGADLPVGVVRVLLGDLLEEGRVQVRRPVPPAQLPDETILREVIDGLRAL
- a CDS encoding GTP-binding protein; this encodes MGSERSDAMPEETVDDTALALKILVAGGFGVGKTTLVGAVSEIRPLRTEELLSEAGQSVDDTDGVDRKVTTTVAMDFGRITIRSGLSLYLFGTPGQDRFWFLWDELSQGALGAVVLADTRRLEDCFPAVDYFEHRDIPFVVAVNCFANARTYGAHEVSRALDLDRGTPVVLCDARDRDSGKEVLIRLVEYAGRRHTARLLDSVG
- a CDS encoding sensor histidine kinase, whose protein sequence is MRIPRNTPDTGTPATPAARGRRAHAGPPADEPPSAEGEASPTGTGPTGNRPPRGGRRWFRPRTVRAKVVCLLMVPVVSLLALWAYATVSTAQDVASLRQTQHVDTAVRAPVAAAVTALQGERAAAVRHATQPTADRAAALRRQADQTDRAVAKLRLGKDHTVADGAGLPAAVGRRLEQFATGAERLRTVRTSVLDRRTGWDDAFGQYTKTITAAFGVDGALSGLRSSEPGSHARVLLEFSRAGEMLAREDTLLAGARLTGALDGERLRRFTGAVDTRRTLTEAAVADLRGPEREAWQRLTKERAYADVRAVEDKVLAAPPGKKAMAAAPARTWDTAYATVRDTQRAIAERAARDAADRADPLTRGVFTVAGAAVLCGLAAVVASLVISVRIGRGLVVELVGLRNRALEIARRQLPHAMRRLRAGEEVDVAAEAPEGPPAEDEAGQVAEALGTVHRAALRAAVERAELASGISGVFVNLARRSQVLVHRQLSLLDTMERRADDPNELGDLFRLDHLTTRMRRHAESLIILSGAAPGRAWRVPVPLTNVVRAAVSEIEDYARVEVRPLPEASVVGGAVADLTHLLAELVENAAQFSPPHTKVRVTGEPVGNGYALEVEDRGLGMNPDGLAEANRRVEESEALGLFDSDQLGLFVVSRLAARHGIKVRLLTSPYGGTTAVVLLPVALLENEVSARVPGRERGERQEVFASARVPGALDGAPPGERRSLGPSAERPAPSPPGVTALRLRRPTDAAAARDALAPEPAPHATDELPRRVRQASLAPQLRERPPATGSPEPADDRSPERVRSQLAAYRDGWARGGGRPPGSDSSEGDPA
- a CDS encoding MHYT domain-containing protein, translated to MGHLDHATFGWLTPALSYAMACVGAALGLQCTVRALRTTGRSRRNWLLTAASAIGTGIWTMHFVAMLGFGVSGTEIRYDVPLTLLSLLVAMAVVGGGVFAVGYGRDRGRSLSLGGLSTGLGVASMHYLGMAALRLHGDVDYDPAVVALSVVIAVVAATAALWAALNIKSTLAVAVASLVMGGAVSSMHYTGMLAVSVRVAPSGAALPGATTMQFIFPLAVGLGSYLFLTSAFVALSPSAGERAASATAQRPAERTAP
- a CDS encoding PPOX class F420-dependent oxidoreductase, translated to MAQKMTDEQWRAFVSQGTRTGKLSTVRADGSPHVAPIWFLLDGDDLVFNTGKDTVKGRNLARDGRVALCVDDDAPPFAFVVLQGRAELSEDLEQVRHWAARIGGRYMGEERAEEFGARNGVPGELLVRVRIDKVLAYAAVSD
- a CDS encoding roadblock/LC7 domain-containing protein, producing MIQETGLTANRSGELDWLLDDLVARVSDVRHAVVLSNDGLAVGASTALTREDAEHLAAVASGFHSLAKGAGRHFGAGGVRQTMVEMDDAFLFVAAAGDGSCLAVLSTVTADIGLVAYEMARMVKRVGAHLTTPARFSEPPPSTG
- a CDS encoding cysteine dioxygenase family protein — encoded protein: MTTVTARMAEMVSALRDRIGTTALAGGADPEPWTTAGDVLASFLDDPDLLTPEQWEADPHAYRQHLLHAEPDGSFSVVALVWLPGQETPVHDHVAWCVVGVHRGEEVEEHFRVATDDQGPHLVRVARSVNAEGSVTSVCPPGDVHLVRNGTSDKVVSLHIYGANVAARGTSIRRSYDLPVRDLPVGDAPVRDAAVRT